The DNA region CCCGGAACATCGCCACGTCGAAAACCCTTGTCTGAACGGGAATTTTCGACGTCCGGACCGCGGCGTATCGGCTTCACCGAATGGAAATCGTAGGATCGGCCCACCAGCCAGGGCGGCCGACCAGCAAACACCTAGAACACTGCCGTTTAATTTTAGGTTTCGGTAGGGCTTCCCTGAAGAAAATTCAACTGAGGCGGCGAATTGGCGTCCGGCGAAGCCAGGCTGACGCGGCGGGCAGTTTCGTCAGGCTCGGTACAATCCTTTCCAACGACACGTTGTATCTTCGCCCGCCCACAGGAATGTTGGACCGTTCTCCGCAAGAGCGGGAGCCGGTTTTGCGACAGAGAATGTGACGACATTTGCCAACAGCCCGAACGCTGACGCATGGGGCCGCTGGTCCAGTCGGAACCCTGGAAACGGTCGCGCCGTAAGCTCCAAGCCCGCAAGAGTTCCTCGCGGGCGGGATCTCCGGCGATCGGACTGCGGCTCGAAGGCTCGATCAGCCGGAGACCGAATGAAACGCACAGCCCCGGCGACCGGTGTGCGCTGGGACCTGCCGGTGCGTGAACCGCCGCTGCCAGCGGCGCCGGGATGTCATGTCCCCGTCAGACAGCCGGGGCGGCGTCAGATGCATCGCCGCGCTCACGCGAGGGGTGTCTTCCATTCGATCCTCCACGCTGGAGACACCCTGCTGTCGCGTGCACAATGACTGACCTTGCCGGGCCTGCGGATGGCGCAACTCAGAGGGTCTGAGGCGCGCGGACCGCGATGACGGTCAGCCACCGAAGCTCCCCCGCCCGCGTTCTCCAGGTGATCGAGTCCCCGGCACGAACGCCAATCAAGGCGATGCCGATCGGCGTCAGAACGGAGATCTTTCCCAGCGCAATATCCGCCTCGCCCGGGTAGACGAGCGTCACCGTCTGAACCTTGCCTGTCGTGCCGTCGCGAAACTCGACGTCGCTGCCCATGCACACCGTCTGCTCCGGGCGTCCATCAGCGACAACATGAGCGCGCTCAAGCTCATCGAGCAAAACCGACGCAAGATCCGGCAACCGGTCCACGGCCGCCTGGGCGAGCTTCGAGAGCTGCTCGAAATCCTGGGCCGTGAGGACGATGTGCGGGCTGAGTTCGCGGGTCAACGTGCCCGCCTCGCGGCGTGCTGACATGGCCATCTCCTTAATTCCTTCCAATCTGCCGCTCAGGCGGCGGTGGGGCCGGGATCGTCGTCATCGTCCCAGCTGCGTTGAGCCGCCGTCGTCGCGGGCGTTCGACACGCGCGATTTTCCGGCGGATGCGGCTCGCGCTCCGGCTGCTCGCCGCGGATGAGCCGAAGATTGGGCCTGCCACGCGGCCCGCATTCGCGGACCGGAACGCCGTTTTTGTCGTCGGGGCTTCCGTTCATGCCGCTCCTCCTCCGCCGGAGACGTTGCCCGGAGAGCGTTGGCCAAGCGCGCACCCGAGACGGTTGCCTCCGCCTGGCGCGAGCCGATTTGCGATGTATCTGGAAACGCCACCATGCCGTGCGAACGCCGCGCGGTCATGCTCGGCCACCAAGATGACTCGGGTTTCGTCAGCTTGGCGAAAGTCCCCGAGTTCGTGATGCGACGGCGCGCGCTGAACTCGGGGCTAATTGCCCGCGATCAGATTGCCTGCGTGACACAGGCCCCGGCGAAAGGTCGCATATCTCAGCATGGTTCGCACAGCCTAGGCATTCGCCGTTTAAAGTCAATGCGGCTCCGGCGCCTGAACCGACCCGGGTCTGCCGGAGGCGCCAACTCCTGAAAGGTGGAGCCTGCATGAGCAAGGCGAGCGGGCGGTGCGAATGGTGGTGCATCACGAGCGGGAGCATCCCTCGCGCTGGGCAGCGATCACCTCGATCGCGACCAAGATCGGCTGCACGGGTCAGACGCTCAACGAGCGTGTGA from Blastochloris tepida includes:
- the rnk gene encoding nucleoside diphosphate kinase regulator → MSARREAGTLTRELSPHIVLTAQDFEQLSKLAQAAVDRLPDLASVLLDELERAHVVADGRPEQTVCMGSDVEFRDGTTGKVQTVTLVYPGEADIALGKISVLTPIGIALIGVRAGDSITWRTRAGELRWLTVIAVRAPQTL